The Paenibacillus sp. YPG26 genome includes a window with the following:
- a CDS encoding YqcI/YcgG family protein produces MMILYDNQMMEGHSVPREDWQVAAYHAFAAKMTNKEDKFPCIPATLGFSLGHLRYGFVSDPRSPDAEQTMADLVRAYTENSRQYGKYTSLILFFHTPSDLRTTFSVEQYESLFWDLLGRTGQNDQREWPQHIPLDPSNHVWEFCFHAESYFVYCATPAHTRRQSRHFPFFMLALTPRWVLVEFNSRPKQADTMKPLIRQRLEAYDTIGPHPDLKLYGDADNYEWKQYFLRDNETTAPSCPFNHGRLGKRKAHSSSN; encoded by the coding sequence ATGATGATACTTTATGACAATCAGATGATGGAGGGCCACTCTGTTCCCCGGGAAGATTGGCAGGTTGCGGCCTATCACGCTTTCGCTGCGAAGATGACGAACAAGGAAGATAAGTTCCCGTGCATTCCCGCCACACTTGGTTTCTCCCTAGGCCATCTGAGGTATGGATTTGTCTCCGACCCCCGAAGCCCCGATGCGGAACAGACCATGGCTGATTTGGTAAGAGCATACACAGAGAACTCCCGCCAGTATGGTAAATATACATCGCTCATTCTATTCTTTCATACCCCGAGTGACCTTAGGACTACTTTCTCCGTTGAACAGTATGAATCCTTGTTCTGGGATCTGCTGGGCAGGACAGGGCAGAATGACCAGCGGGAATGGCCGCAGCATATTCCACTTGACCCATCGAACCATGTGTGGGAGTTCTGCTTCCATGCAGAATCCTATTTCGTCTATTGTGCTACACCCGCTCATACCCGGCGTCAAAGCCGTCATTTCCCTTTCTTCATGCTGGCTCTAACGCCCCGGTGGGTATTGGTGGAATTCAATTCACGTCCGAAGCAGGCTGACACGATGAAGCCGCTGATCCGTCAAAGACTTGAAGCCTACGATACGATAGGTCCGCACCCCGATCTAAAGCTCTATGGGGATGCCGATAATTACGAGTGGAAGCAGTATTTCCTGAGGGATAATGAGACAACCGCTCCATCGTGTCCCTTCAATCATGGAAGATTGGGTAAAAGGAAAGCCCACTCATCAAGCAATTAG
- a CDS encoding rhodanese-like domain-containing protein: MSRVIEGVSHVDREELYELLHDKERNVLVIDVRELEEYEDAHIPSVPLIPMGEIAAYIDDFDKDREYVFVCRSGGRSFQVTRFFQSQGFNKVHNYEGGMLNWDKEVTGGPENVIVTFNPEQLERN, from the coding sequence ATGAGTAGGGTTATTGAGGGTGTATCCCATGTGGACCGGGAAGAGCTGTACGAGCTTCTTCACGACAAGGAGAGAAATGTGCTGGTCATTGATGTAAGAGAGCTTGAAGAATACGAGGACGCTCATATTCCTTCTGTTCCTCTGATTCCAATGGGTGAGATTGCCGCTTATATTGATGATTTCGATAAGGACCGCGAGTATGTCTTTGTATGCCGGAGCGGCGGACGCAGCTTCCAGGTTACGAGATTCTTCCAGAGCCAAGGCTTCAATAAGGTTCATAATTATGAAGGCGGTATGCTAAATTGGGATAAAGAAGTGACAGGCGGGCCCGAGAATGTAATTGTAACCTTTAACCCTGAGCAGCTTGAACGGAACTAA
- the cysK gene encoding cysteine synthase A — translation MSNKVVDSITDLIGDTPAVRLNRLVGPEDAEVYVKLEYFNPSRSVKDRAAYHMITRAEQEGHLVPGSTLIEPTSGNTGIGLAMNAAAKGYRAILIMPDNMTAERINILRAYGAEVVLTPAAERMPGAIAKALELQAQIPGSFIPQQFENPANPDAHRGTTALEIIEQMEGRLDVFVASSGTGGTITGTGEVLREHLPDIQIYVVEPKGSPVLSGGIPGPHKLVGTSPGFVPSILNTDVYDEIVQVADEDALETTRLLASREGILVGPSAGATVWTAVQLAKKLGRGRRILCIAPDTGERYLSMDIF, via the coding sequence TTGTCCAATAAAGTGGTAGATAGCATTACTGATCTGATCGGGGACACCCCCGCAGTCAGATTGAACCGGCTTGTCGGGCCGGAAGATGCCGAGGTCTACGTGAAGCTTGAATATTTCAATCCAAGCCGAAGCGTGAAAGACCGGGCAGCTTATCATATGATTACAAGGGCTGAACAGGAAGGCCATCTTGTCCCGGGTTCGACGCTGATCGAGCCGACCAGTGGGAATACCGGAATCGGGCTGGCGATGAACGCAGCCGCTAAGGGCTACCGTGCGATCCTGATCATGCCTGACAATATGACAGCGGAACGAATCAACATTCTGAGAGCCTACGGGGCAGAAGTTGTGTTGACCCCTGCAGCCGAGCGGATGCCTGGAGCGATTGCCAAAGCGCTGGAGCTGCAGGCGCAAATTCCGGGCAGCTTCATCCCTCAGCAGTTCGAGAACCCGGCCAATCCCGATGCTCACCGCGGAACTACAGCGCTTGAGATTATTGAACAGATGGAAGGCCGCCTGGATGTCTTCGTGGCCTCATCCGGAACCGGCGGTACGATCACGGGAACAGGTGAGGTTCTGCGTGAGCATCTCCCGGATATTCAGATCTATGTGGTGGAACCCAAGGGATCTCCTGTTCTATCCGGCGGAATACCCGGGCCCCATAAGCTCGTGGGAACAAGCCCCGGCTTCGTCCCTTCCATTCTAAATACAGATGTGTATGATGAGATTGTACAGGTTGCCGATGAAGACGCACTGGAGACCACCCGCCTGCTTGCCAGCCGGGAAGGTATTCTGGTTGGTCCTTCCGCCGGGGCAACCGTCTGGACCGCAGTACAGCTGGCCAAGAAGCTCGGCCGCGGCAGACGAATATTATGCATCGCTCCCGACACAGGTGAGCGGTATCTGAGTATGGATATTTTTTGA
- a CDS encoding ABC-F family ATP-binding cassette domain-containing protein, whose product MLLQATDIRKSYGTTNILEGIGLQILERDRIGLVGVNGAGKSTLLQILAGEISYDSGQIFKAKETTIGYLAQNSGLQSERTIWEEMLYVFSPLIEAEAELRRMELEIANPETAGNAKAFEDLLERYARKSDWFKDHGGYEMETRIRSVLHGMGFGSFPPDTLISTLSGGQKTRLALARILLQAPDLLMLDEPTNHLDIQTLTWLEDYLRSYSGALLIVSHDRYFLDRLVTAIVEIERHQSRKYTGNYSRYIELKAAEYESQMKQYEKQQDEIARLEDFIQKNIVRASTTKRAQSRRKALDRMEVMERPLGDLKKASFSFEAGIMSGKEVLQVDELAYSFDKEKEKPLFQNVSFDLRRGETVALIGPNGIGKSTLLKILTGDLKMTSGRLNWGTKVKLGYYDQEQTHLNPKNTVLEELWSAFPHIEEARIRSVLGNFLFSGEDVLKRIAALSGGEKARVALAKLMLLKANLLILDEPTNHLDLYSKEVLEAALMEYDGTLLFISHDRYFLNKMAERIIELHPGGAEPYLGNYDDYLEKKQELAELAQEKAAAKPALSKKTDEDIPEENTGARSYEADKQARREERSRQRRIEQLEQLIAQHEDSIAGLEAELAEPEVYQDYAAVQERQSRIDGLKAQLAEAYSEWEELLA is encoded by the coding sequence ATGCTGCTTCAAGCAACAGATATCAGAAAATCCTATGGCACCACAAATATACTTGAGGGCATCGGCCTTCAGATTCTCGAGCGTGACCGCATCGGACTCGTGGGTGTTAATGGCGCTGGCAAATCCACGCTGCTGCAGATCCTGGCTGGGGAAATATCTTACGACAGCGGACAAATCTTCAAGGCCAAGGAGACCACCATCGGCTACCTCGCCCAGAACAGCGGACTGCAATCGGAACGCACCATCTGGGAGGAAATGCTGTATGTATTCAGTCCTCTAATTGAGGCAGAAGCGGAACTCCGCCGAATGGAGCTTGAGATCGCCAATCCCGAAACCGCCGGGAACGCGAAGGCATTCGAAGACCTGCTGGAGCGTTATGCCCGGAAGTCCGACTGGTTCAAGGATCATGGCGGATATGAAATGGAGACCCGGATTCGCAGTGTCCTTCACGGTATGGGCTTTGGCTCGTTCCCGCCCGACACCCTGATCTCGACTCTCAGCGGTGGACAGAAGACCCGCCTCGCCCTGGCCCGAATCCTGCTTCAAGCTCCTGACCTCCTTATGCTCGATGAGCCGACCAACCATCTGGATATTCAGACACTGACCTGGCTGGAGGATTACCTTCGCAGCTACTCCGGCGCGCTGCTGATTGTCTCGCATGACCGTTATTTCCTGGATCGTCTGGTCACTGCTATTGTGGAGATTGAACGTCACCAATCCCGGAAATATACGGGCAACTACAGCCGGTATATTGAGCTCAAGGCTGCCGAGTACGAGAGTCAGATGAAGCAGTATGAGAAGCAGCAGGACGAGATTGCAAGACTTGAGGATTTCATTCAGAAAAATATTGTCCGTGCCTCAACCACCAAGCGTGCCCAAAGCCGGCGCAAAGCCCTGGATCGGATGGAGGTTATGGAACGTCCTCTTGGCGATCTGAAGAAAGCGAGCTTCTCCTTCGAAGCCGGGATTATGTCCGGCAAGGAAGTGCTGCAGGTGGATGAGCTCGCCTATTCTTTTGACAAAGAAAAAGAAAAGCCCCTGTTCCAAAACGTAAGCTTTGACCTGCGCCGCGGAGAGACGGTGGCTCTCATAGGACCCAACGGGATCGGCAAATCCACGCTGCTCAAGATCTTAACCGGTGACCTGAAGATGACTTCCGGTCGGCTGAACTGGGGAACCAAGGTCAAGCTGGGTTATTATGACCAGGAACAGACCCATCTTAACCCGAAGAATACGGTCCTTGAAGAACTATGGAGTGCCTTTCCGCATATTGAGGAAGCCCGAATCCGCAGCGTTCTGGGCAACTTTCTATTCAGCGGCGAGGATGTTCTGAAGCGGATCGCCGCCTTAAGCGGGGGCGAGAAGGCCCGGGTAGCTCTGGCCAAGTTAATGCTGCTGAAGGCGAATCTGCTCATCCTGGATGAGCCGACCAACCACCTGGATTTATACAGTAAGGAGGTTCTGGAAGCGGCCTTGATGGAGTACGACGGAACCCTGCTGTTCATCTCTCATGACCGTTACTTCCTCAACAAGATGGCCGAGCGGATTATTGAGCTTCATCCGGGCGGGGCCGAACCCTATTTGGGCAATTATGATGATTACCTGGAGAAGAAGCAGGAGCTGGCCGAGCTTGCCCAGGAGAAAGCTGCCGCGAAGCCTGCCTTATCCAAGAAAACGGATGAAGATATTCCTGAAGAGAATACAGGTGCGAGATCATATGAAGCCGACAAGCAGGCCAGACGTGAAGAACGCAGCCGGCAGCGCCGGATTGAACAGCTGGAGCAGCTGATTGCGCAGCATGAGGATAGCATCGCGGGACTTGAAGCGGAGCTTGCTGAGCCGGAAGTCTATCAGGATTACGCGGCCGTACAAGAACGGCAGTCCCGTATAGATGGACTGAAGGCCCAGCTGGCCGAGGCCTATTCAGAATGGGAAGAGCTTCTTGCCTGA
- a CDS encoding 5-formyltetrahydrofolate cyclo-ligase, whose amino-acid sequence MGIPDVKRELRTRMARVRAAIPEASRVGQSESASLLAEAEVLAPLRADKEDGRLTVFVYLAFRDEPATLPLIRSCWSRGDRILVPRITGPESFALHELDGEEGVAAGSWGIPEPAEHLPQWEPDQYARIDLVIVPGLAYDLAGGRIGFGGGYYDRFMEQLGRQRREARKPMPLLAALAFREQIISGIPMEEHDFRLNLLFTSAGVIRTQ is encoded by the coding sequence TTGGGCATACCGGATGTCAAGAGAGAGCTGCGCACCCGGATGGCAAGAGTCCGTGCTGCAATCCCTGAGGCTTCAAGAGTGGGGCAATCCGAGTCGGCCAGTCTCCTCGCCGAAGCGGAGGTTCTTGCCCCGCTGCGCGCCGACAAGGAAGATGGAAGGCTTACAGTGTTCGTCTATCTGGCCTTTCGGGACGAGCCTGCTACACTTCCGCTTATCCGAAGCTGCTGGTCCCGGGGAGACCGCATTCTGGTTCCGCGGATAACCGGGCCCGAGAGCTTCGCGCTGCATGAGCTTGACGGGGAAGAGGGCGTGGCAGCCGGCAGCTGGGGGATTCCCGAACCGGCAGAGCACCTGCCGCAGTGGGAGCCTGATCAGTATGCCAGGATTGACCTGGTTATTGTACCTGGTCTTGCGTATGATCTTGCCGGCGGCCGGATCGGCTTTGGCGGAGGATACTATGACCGGTTCATGGAGCAGCTGGGCAGACAGCGCCGGGAGGCCCGGAAGCCGATGCCTTTGCTAGCGGCCTTGGCGTTCCGGGAACAGATCATAAGCGGCATTCCGATGGAGGAGCATGACTTCAGGCTTAATCT